Proteins from one Enoplosus armatus isolate fEnoArm2 chromosome 4, fEnoArm2.hap1, whole genome shotgun sequence genomic window:
- the LOC139284514 gene encoding alpha-(1,3)-fucosyltransferase 7, protein MTTSGSRAFPLLLLLLLLSSLSSLLFYGFLDQKLYRQRHYPDVPQRNISVLLWHWPFGRSYRLDGNKCLEMYNISHCFLTDNTSAFSAADVVVFHHHELSKGLSSLPLHQDRPASQRWVWLSMEPPVNNANLTRLNGLFNWTMSYRLDADISVPYGETLPGGSYDLGFQAASNRSYLVCWVVSRYRPHQARAGVYRSLTKHIPIEIYGKWNKKPLSGKKLLPTIAKCLFYLSFENSETKDYISEKLWRNAFQAGAVPVVLGPSRATYEARAPPGSFIHVADFKSAADLAAYLKHVAADRQAYEGYLQWHHTHRIKTYTDWRERLCQICVKYPSLPVNRVYKDLESWVNS, encoded by the coding sequence ATGACAACATCTGGATCCAGagccttccccctcctcctcctcctcctcctcctcagctccctCTCGTCCCTGCTTTTTTACGGCTTCTTGGACCAGAAGCTCTATCGGCAGAGACATTATCCGGATGTTCCCCAGAGAAACATCAGCGTCCTGCTGTGGCACTGGCCGTTTGGCCGCTCCTACAGGCTCGACGGAAACAAATGCCTGGAGATGTACAACATCAGCCACTGTTTCCTCACCGATAACACCTCCGCCTTCTCCGCCGCTGACGTGGTGGTCTTTCACCACCATGAGCTGAGTAAGGGTCTGTCCTCGCTGCCGCTGCACCAGGATCGCCCGGCCTCCCAGCGCTGGGTGTGGCTGTCAATGGAGCCTCCTGTCAACAATGCAAACCTCACGCGGCTCAACGGCCTCTTCAACTGGACCATGAGCTACAGGCTTGACGCAGACATATCGGTCCCTTATGGAGAGACCCTGCCAGGAGGTTCGTACGATCTAGGCTTCCAGGCCGCTTCAAATCGCTCCTACCTTGTCTGCTGGGTGGTCAGCAGATACCGGCCTCACCAGGCTCGGGCTGGCGTCTACCGAAGTCTAACGAAGCACATCCCCATAGAGATCTACGGCAAGTGGAACAAGAAACCCCTGTCGGGCAAGAAGCTGCTGCCCACCATCGCAAAGTGTCTTTTTTACCTGTCCTTTGAGAACTCTGAGACGAAGGACTACATCAGCGAGAAGCTCTGGAGGAACGCTTTCCAAGCAGGGGCCGTGCCGGTGGTTCTCGGCCCCAGCAGGGCCACCTACGAGGCCCGGGCTCCCCCTGGTTCCTTCATCCACGTGGCTGATTTCAAGAGCGCTGCGGATCTGGCTGCCTATCTGAAGCACGTGGCTGCAGACAGGCAGGCCTATGAGGGGTACCTCCAGTGGCACCACACTCACAGAATAAAAACCTACACTgactggagagagaggctgtgtcAGATCTGTGTGAAGTACCCCAGTTTACCAGTGAACAGGGTGTATAAGGACCTGGAGAGCTGGGTCAACAGCTAA